The following proteins are encoded in a genomic region of Oncorhynchus masou masou isolate Uvic2021 chromosome 19, UVic_Omas_1.1, whole genome shotgun sequence:
- the LOC135506094 gene encoding insulinoma-associated protein 1a-like → MPRGFLVKRNKKPNPMSYRVRSDEVEQGQQIQAFASFPERADAASLFCEASATAAAPGQDAEPVQFGNPEALYQVLYSPTRPVSKDHEQGYLERHFNLGSPVSAESFPTPASLTTLDPLFAPVDLKIGTSNCNRTGTTTNPNLPAVTGNGTKRPSSDTERKNKPPSKKNKAIKKLHFEDEMTTSPVLGLKIKEAPVDQKPRPQPAAGDKPLGEFVCQLCREAYGDPFALAQHKCSRIVRVEYRCPECDKVFSCPANLASHRRWHKPKPQNNASMSGAQHIKSESDKMCALDKAVSDEIKGRSDRDTPSPGLSESGSVGSEEGLYDCHHCGKKFKRQAYLRKHIISQHATASHNTSSEVHDAYPLSQNEGKPSDNTPSHAPLNLSSSGCHLCPVCGEDFPNRVNQERHIRLLHSSQVYPCKYCPAMFYSSPGLTRHINKCHPSENRQVILLQMPVRPAC, encoded by the coding sequence ATGCCAAGAGGATTTTTAGTGAAAAGGAACAAGAAACCAAACCCTATGTCTTACAGGGTCCGCTCTGATGAGGTGGAGCAGGGACAACAAATACAAGCTTTCGCATCCTTCCCTGAGCGCGCAGATGCAGCATCCCTGTTCTGCGAGGcatcagcaacagcagcagccccCGGACAAGATGCTGAACCTGTTCAGTTTGGGAACCCGGAGGCATTGTACCAGGTTCTCTACAGCCCCACCCGGCCCGTCAGTAAAGACCATGAACAGGGTTATTTAGAGAGACATTTCAATCTCGGCTCACCGGTGTCTGCTGAATCCTTTCCCACACCTGCATCGCTTACCACTTTAGATCCCCTCTTTGCCCCTGTGGACCTAAAAATCGGTACTAGTAACTGCAATCGGACCGGGACAACCACGAACCCAAATCTACCCGCTGTCACCGGGAATGGCACCAAAAGACCTTCAAGCGACACCGAGCGTAAAAACAAGCCTCCATCAAAAAAAAACAAAGCTATCAAGAAACTACATTTCGAAGACGAGATGACCACATCACCCGTGCTTGGGCTCAAAATTAAAGAGGCTCCCGTCGACCAAAAACCCAGACCACAACCGGCAGCAGGTGACAAGCCTCTCGGTGAGTTCGTCTGTCAACTGTGCAGAGAAGCATATGGCGACCCCTTCGCGTTGGCCCAGCATAAGTGTTCCAGGATAGTGAGGGTTGAGTACAGATGCCCTGAATGTGATAAGGTTTTCAGCTGCCCGGCAAACCTAGCCTCCCACAGGCGCTGGCACAAACCAAAACCTCAAAATAACGCGTCAATGTCTGGTGCACAACATATTAAATCAGAGAGTGATAAGATGTGCGCGCTCGACAAGGCTGTGTCTGATGAAATAAAGGGCCGGAGTGATAGAGACACACCCAGCCCCGGGCTGTCAGAGTCGGGATCAGTTGGATCAGAGGAGGGTCTCTATGATTGTCATCACTGTGGGAAAAAGTTTAAACGCCAGGCATACCTAAGAAAGCACATCATATCTCAACATGCCACAGCTTCCCACAATACCAGCAGTGAGGTCCACGATGCCTATCCCTTATCCCAAAACGAAGGAAAACCGAGTGACAACACTCCAAGCCACGCACCATTGAATCTGAGTTCCTCAGGGTGCCACCTGTGCCCTGTTTGTGGAGAGGACTTTCCCAACAGAGTCAACCAGGAGAGGCACATCCGTCTCCTCCACTCCTCGCAGGTCTACCCATGCAAATACTGCCCTGCCATGTTCTACAGTTCTCCGGGACTTACACGGCACATCAACAAATGTCATCCCTCAGAAAACAGGCAGGTTATACTCCTTCAGATGCCTGTGCGACCAGCCTGTTAA